The Thermodesulfovibrionales bacterium genome has a window encoding:
- a CDS encoding AraC family transcriptional regulator, with amino-acid sequence MNKQTVNQKFENNSMEGAIGALGRSIARWTDRGNQYETGIPGLSLHRREEPSEPISIMYEPRVCVIAQGAKRVLLGEEAYVYDAHHFLITSVDLPAFVQVVNASREKPYLGLVLRIDQREISHLMVDSNLPPPRPQQSSRGMATGEVTVPLLTAFQRLIDLLDEPKDIPILAPIIQREIFYRLLVGDQGARLRQMASAGSQSQQIARAIYWLKGNFTQPLRIDDLASQANMSTSTFHHHFRAVTAMSPLQYQKWLRLNEARRLMLTENQDAAAAAFQVGYESPSQFSREYSRLFGAPPLRDITNLRQMTAYEMA; translated from the coding sequence ATGAATAAGCAGACGGTCAATCAGAAGTTTGAAAATAATAGCATGGAAGGTGCGATCGGCGCTTTGGGAAGGAGCATTGCCCGATGGACCGACAGGGGCAATCAGTATGAGACGGGAATCCCCGGCTTGTCACTTCACCGGCGGGAAGAACCGAGCGAGCCGATAAGCATTATGTACGAACCGCGCGTCTGCGTGATCGCGCAGGGGGCGAAACGCGTGCTGCTCGGAGAAGAAGCGTATGTGTATGACGCACACCATTTTTTGATCACGTCCGTGGATCTTCCCGCATTTGTGCAAGTCGTCAATGCGAGCAGGGAGAAGCCCTACCTGGGGCTCGTTTTGAGGATTGATCAGCGAGAGATTTCACATCTGATGGTAGACAGCAATCTCCCGCCGCCGCGTCCCCAGCAATCGAGCCGTGGAATGGCGACCGGCGAGGTCACAGTACCGCTGCTCACCGCCTTTCAGCGATTGATCGACTTGCTCGATGAGCCAAAAGACATCCCGATCCTTGCCCCTATTATACAGCGGGAAATCTTTTACCGTTTACTGGTCGGCGATCAGGGTGCGCGTTTACGCCAGATGGCGTCAGCGGGAAGTCAGAGTCAACAGATAGCGCGGGCAATCTATTGGTTGAAGGGTAACTTCACACAGCCGTTGCGAATCGATGATCTTGCATCGCAGGCCAACATGAGTACATCGACCTTCCACCATCACTTCCGGGCCGTGACGGCCATGAGCCCGCTTCAGTACCAGAAATGGCTGCGGTTGAATGAAGCGCGGCGGTTGATGCTCACTGAAAATCAGGATGCGGCAGCGGCGGCGTTTCAGGTCGGCTATGAAAGTCCCTCCCAATTCAGCCGCGAGTACAGCCGCTTGTTTGGCGCGCCGCCATTGCGGGACATCACGAATTTACGTCAAATGACTGCCTATGAAATGGCCTAG
- a CDS encoding aldo/keto reductase yields MRKRKLGQSGLEVSALGLGCMGMSYGYGPAGDKQEMIALIRKAVERGVTFFDTAEVYGPFTNEELVGEAVAPFRGQVVIATKFGIKHDAGGQQVQDSRPEQIRQSIEGSLKRLRVDAIDLYYQHRVDPDVPIEDVAGAVKDLIREGKVKHFGLSEPGVKTIRRAHAVQPVTAIQSEYSLWWRRPEEELLPTLEELGIGLVPFSPLGKGFLTGKIDEKTTFDESDFRNIVPRFTPEARKANQALVDLLRAIAERKKATPAQIALVWLLAQKPWIVPIPGTKRPERLEENIGAVNVELTPDDLREIDSTALKITIQGARYPEALEKRTGL; encoded by the coding sequence ATGAGAAAACGTAAATTGGGACAGAGCGGCCTGGAAGTTTCGGCTCTCGGGCTCGGCTGCATGGGAATGAGTTATGGCTATGGTCCGGCCGGAGATAAGCAGGAGATGATCGCTCTTATCCGGAAAGCGGTGGAACGCGGCGTCACGTTCTTCGATACTGCCGAAGTCTACGGTCCGTTCACAAACGAAGAACTCGTGGGAGAAGCCGTAGCTCCGTTCCGTGGGCAGGTGGTGATCGCCACCAAGTTCGGGATCAAGCACGATGCCGGCGGGCAGCAAGTCCAGGACAGTCGGCCCGAGCAGATCAGGCAGAGCATCGAGGGATCGCTCAAGCGGCTGAGAGTCGATGCCATAGATCTCTACTACCAACACCGTGTTGATCCGGACGTGCCGATCGAAGACGTGGCGGGAGCGGTGAAGGACCTCATTCGGGAAGGTAAGGTCAAGCACTTCGGCCTTTCTGAACCAGGAGTGAAAACGATTCGCCGCGCTCATGCCGTCCAGCCGGTAACCGCGATCCAGAGCGAATATTCACTGTGGTGGAGGCGGCCCGAAGAGGAATTACTTCCGACACTCGAGGAACTCGGAATCGGGCTCGTTCCCTTTAGCCCCCTCGGTAAGGGCTTCCTCACGGGAAAAATCGACGAGAAGACGACGTTCGATGAGTCCGACTTCCGCAATATCGTTCCCCGTTTTACGCCGGAGGCCCGGAAGGCGAATCAGGCCCTGGTCGATCTGCTTCGCGCGATCGCAGAACGGAAGAAGGCGACGCCTGCTCAGATAGCGCTCGTCTGGCTACTCGCCCAGAAGCCGTGGATTGTTCCGATCCCGGGCACCAAGAGGCCGGAGCGCCTGGAGGAGAACATCGGAGCGGTGAACGTCGAACTTACCCCGGACGATCTTCGTGAGATCGATAGCACCGCATTAAAGATCACGATCCAGGGTGCCCGGTACCCTGAAGCACTTGAAAAAAGAACAGGTCTCTGA
- a CDS encoding NAD(P)-dependent alcohol dehydrogenase: protein MSMNVLGYGAPSAKDALAPFRFERRDPRPDDVVIEILYCGICHSDLHTARNDWSSWFPTVYPVVPGHEIIGRVTSVGKDVKRFKAGDHVGVGCMVDSCQKCSACAQGLEQHCEETATFTYNHTDRRDKMPTYGGYSEKIVVTEKFVLKIPDGLDLKGAAPLLCAGITTWSPLRRWKVDKGSRVAVIGLGGLGHMALKLAKALGADVTLFTRSAGKQKEAHRLGADHIVISTDKGQMAAVQGRFDLIIDTVPYIHDVNLYMPTLSLNGTLVLVGYLGGLDPILSTVPLVMGRKSVAGSLIGGIAETQELLDFCGRHGITSDVEVIKIQDINKAYERMLRSDVKYRFVIDLASLKGSS from the coding sequence ATGTCAATGAATGTACTTGGTTATGGAGCACCGTCCGCTAAGGACGCCTTGGCGCCATTTCGCTTTGAACGCCGCGATCCGCGGCCTGACGATGTGGTCATTGAGATTCTCTACTGCGGCATATGCCATTCGGACCTGCATACTGCCCGCAATGACTGGAGCAGTTGGTTCCCGACGGTGTATCCGGTCGTGCCAGGCCATGAGATCATCGGCCGCGTGACGAGTGTCGGAAAGGATGTAAAACGCTTCAAGGCGGGCGACCATGTCGGTGTCGGCTGCATGGTCGATTCCTGCCAGAAGTGCTCTGCCTGCGCACAGGGACTTGAGCAGCATTGCGAGGAGACCGCGACATTCACCTATAACCATACTGACCGGCGGGATAAGATGCCCACATACGGCGGCTATTCGGAGAAGATCGTTGTGACAGAGAAATTTGTGCTGAAAATTCCTGATGGCTTGGACCTGAAAGGGGCAGCACCATTACTCTGCGCCGGAATCACCACATGGTCGCCGCTCAGGCGCTGGAAAGTTGACAAGGGCAGCAGGGTCGCTGTCATCGGTTTGGGCGGGCTCGGCCATATGGCTTTGAAATTGGCAAAGGCCCTGGGCGCAGATGTCACCCTGTTTACCCGTTCTGCCGGCAAGCAGAAGGAGGCGCATCGACTAGGCGCCGACCATATCGTGATATCCACCGACAAAGGGCAGATGGCTGCCGTACAGGGTCGGTTCGACCTGATCATCGATACCGTTCCTTATATCCATGATGTGAATCTCTATATGCCCACATTGTCGCTGAACGGCACGCTGGTCCTGGTCGGGTATCTCGGCGGGCTGGACCCGATATTGAGCACCGTACCTTTGGTGATGGGACGTAAATCGGTAGCGGGTTCGCTCATCGGCGGCATTGCCGAAACCCAGGAATTGCTCGACTTCTGCGGCAGGCACGGCATCACTTCAGATGTCGAAGTGATCAAGATCCAGGATATCAACAAGGCATATGAACGCATGCTCAGAAGCGATGTGAAATACCGCTTTGTGATCGATCTGGCATCGCTGAAAGGCTCATCGTAA
- a CDS encoding carboxymuconolactone decarboxylase family protein codes for MANSGEQQKAIDDLTAIAPEFTKLTQDFLFGDIWKRPGLSQRDKSLVTVTCLVALNRIEQVDFHLKKAFENGLTKEELVAAITHIAFYAGWPTAASGLNHLKTVIAQK; via the coding sequence ATGGCAAACAGCGGCGAACAACAAAAAGCGATAGATGACTTAACGGCTATAGCACCGGAATTTACGAAACTTACACAGGACTTTCTTTTCGGTGACATCTGGAAACGCCCCGGTCTCTCGCAGCGAGACAAGAGCTTAGTTACCGTCACATGCTTAGTGGCGCTAAATCGTATCGAGCAGGTTGATTTTCATCTTAAGAAGGCTTTTGAAAACGGCCTCACGAAGGAGGAGCTTGTAGCCGCGATTACGCATATTGCATTTTACGCGGGCTGGCCCACTGCGGCATCGGGGTTGAATCACCTGAAGACCGTGATCGCTCAAAAATAA
- a CDS encoding cupin domain-containing protein gives MKPKPYVGHIEKATEKNKYFRKVLFTGKHSQLVVMCLKPKEEIGNEIHRNVDQFFRIEEGTAKFVFNGKERRIAKDGDAVVVPAGTYHNVINPSSNKPLKLYTIYSPPNHPDGTVHKTKAEADSAEAAEHH, from the coding sequence ATGAAACCCAAACCCTATGTAGGACACATCGAGAAAGCGACAGAAAAGAACAAATACTTCAGGAAGGTCTTATTTACCGGCAAACATAGCCAGCTTGTGGTTATGTGTTTAAAGCCCAAGGAGGAAATCGGCAATGAGATACACAGGAATGTCGATCAGTTTTTCCGTATAGAAGAAGGCACCGCTAAGTTCGTCTTTAATGGCAAAGAACGCCGTATTGCCAAAGACGGTGACGCCGTCGTGGTGCCCGCCGGCACATACCACAACGTTATCAATCCGTCTTCTAATAAGCCCCTGAAGCTCTATACGATCTACAGTCCGCCGAACCATCCTGATGGAACGGTTCACAAGACAAAGGCAGAGGCTGACTCTGCGGAAGCGGCAGAACATCATTAA
- a CDS encoding NAD(P)H-dependent oxidoreductase — protein sequence MKYLVVYAHPDTRSFNHAILETISEELRKKNKDFKVRDLYQIGFNPVLSTKDLSAIQDGAVPKEIKKEQNYISKADILIFIFPIWWSAMPAMLKGYIDRVFSLGFAYAITEDAVIGLLKGKKVFVVTTTGASKEDYEKMGAFKMMNMSIDMAIFQFSGMKVMGHKYFSSVPYVSQQDRKRMLKELRLLIREKLL from the coding sequence ATGAAATATTTGGTTGTCTACGCGCATCCCGACACCAGGAGTTTCAACCACGCCATTTTGGAAACAATATCGGAAGAATTAAGAAAGAAGAATAAAGATTTTAAGGTGAGAGACCTCTATCAGATCGGGTTCAACCCCGTTCTTTCAACAAAAGATTTGTCAGCCATTCAGGATGGTGCTGTTCCCAAGGAGATAAAAAAGGAGCAGAATTACATCAGCAAGGCAGATATCCTTATTTTCATATTTCCCATTTGGTGGTCGGCCATGCCGGCCATGTTAAAGGGCTATATCGATAGAGTGTTTTCTCTGGGATTTGCTTACGCTATAACGGAAGATGCGGTCATCGGATTACTGAAAGGCAAAAAGGTATTCGTAGTAACTACGACTGGTGCATCGAAAGAGGATTATGAGAAGATGGGGGCTTTCAAGATGATGAACATGTCAATCGATATGGCTATATTCCAGTTTAGCGGAATGAAGGTCATGGGGCATAAGTATTTTTCTTCCGTTCCCTATGTTTCGCAGCAAGACAGGAAAAGGATGCTAAAGGAATTGAGACTGTTAATAAGGGAGAAGTTATTATAG
- a CDS encoding CHRD domain-containing protein — MRKAYPIIFLLVIGLATTGLAAGKSFKATLSGSEVVPPVTTPAKGEATFELSKNGKKLSYKVTISDIENVTAAHIHMGKVGEAGPPLVPIKIKGKKGKASGKGTITSKDLIGSFAGKTVKDLVAEIEAGNTYLNVHTGKYPDGEIRGQIK; from the coding sequence ATGAGAAAGGCGTATCCGATCATTTTTCTGCTGGTCATCGGTCTTGCAACCACCGGTCTTGCAGCAGGAAAGAGTTTCAAGGCGACACTGTCGGGGAGCGAAGTAGTTCCGCCTGTCACGACGCCGGCGAAGGGCGAAGCGACCTTTGAACTCAGCAAGAACGGCAAGAAGCTGAGCTACAAGGTCACGATCTCGGATATCGAAAATGTAACGGCTGCACACATCCACATGGGGAAAGTCGGGGAAGCCGGTCCACCCTTGGTGCCGATTAAAATCAAAGGCAAAAAGGGTAAAGCGAGCGGCAAGGGTACAATTACCTCTAAGGATCTAATAGGCTCATTTGCGGGTAAGACCGTTAAGGATCTCGTCGCCGAAATCGAGGCGGGGAATACCTATCTGAATGTTCACACGGGCAAGTATCCCGACGGGGAAATACGAGGGCAGATCAAGTAA
- a CDS encoding SHOCT domain-containing protein, producing the protein MKTLLLALGGFVPLLLSGFTPVVESWERSFHWNWEPSGFWAGTFFLIPIFFMIALWVSFIIGIIYFVRWVMSTGKRPEMKSEETALDVLKKRYAKGEISKEEFERIKQDIQ; encoded by the coding sequence ATGAAAACGTTATTACTTGCTTTAGGCGGTTTTGTTCCCCTTTTGCTGTCCGGCTTCACTCCTGTTGTGGAGTCGTGGGAAAGAAGTTTTCATTGGAACTGGGAACCCTCCGGTTTCTGGGCGGGTACCTTTTTCCTGATCCCGATATTTTTCATGATAGCGCTTTGGGTCTCGTTCATTATCGGGATTATCTATTTTGTCAGATGGGTGATGTCGACAGGGAAGAGGCCTGAAATGAAATCGGAGGAAACAGCACTCGATGTCTTGAAGAAGCGATATGCAAAGGGCGAGATTTCGAAGGAGGAATTTGAACGGATAAAGCAGGATATTCAATAG
- a CDS encoding geranylgeranyl reductase family protein, producing the protein MKRYDVVIVGGSCAGAAAGYLLAKAGKRVVIVDKAEFPRNKLCGGMLTEKTVGCLKEVYDDISFEEIIDETFNTYGIYHSGIGKICRYSSPSPSLYLVDREPFDHYFLQKAKSAGCAVFTGQNVVDVNGDGVLAESGERYDADYIIGADGCYSVVRKAMFPNGDRREAALAIEVDLDLQDLTCYDDTAGIFPKIYFGYVNYGYAWVFPRKGSAIVGICGLINANNNMRDLLVTFLKTVLKPHRDPAHLALRGFPIPFQNFLEKPAERNIFLLGDAAGLIDPVTGEGICFAVLSGKLAAEALCAAGDAADVYNALIRKKIHRPLKQGYFARHFLYYRGFHDYAMYKMKQNAKYCKYSFDLLSGEIDYLRYGVRVLRDRIKYKSE; encoded by the coding sequence ATGAAAAGATATGACGTTGTGATAGTCGGGGGAAGTTGTGCTGGCGCGGCAGCGGGATATCTGCTTGCCAAGGCAGGGAAAAGGGTAGTAATTGTCGATAAGGCGGAATTCCCCAGAAACAAGCTGTGTGGGGGAATGCTCACGGAAAAGACCGTGGGATGTTTAAAAGAGGTATATGACGATATCTCATTCGAAGAGATCATCGATGAGACGTTCAATACCTATGGAATCTATCATTCCGGCATCGGCAAGATCTGCAGGTATTCAAGCCCTTCACCGTCTCTCTATTTGGTTGACAGAGAACCATTCGACCACTACTTCCTGCAGAAAGCAAAATCCGCGGGATGCGCGGTTTTTACGGGACAAAACGTTGTCGATGTGAATGGCGACGGCGTTCTTGCGGAGTCCGGAGAGAGGTACGACGCGGATTACATCATAGGTGCTGACGGATGCTACAGTGTGGTCCGTAAGGCGATGTTTCCCAATGGCGACAGGAGGGAGGCCGCACTTGCGATAGAAGTCGATCTGGATTTACAAGATTTAACGTGTTATGACGATACCGCCGGCATCTTTCCCAAAATATATTTCGGCTACGTAAATTATGGTTATGCATGGGTGTTTCCCAGGAAGGGATCTGCGATAGTCGGAATCTGCGGATTGATCAATGCGAACAACAATATGAGGGACCTCCTGGTCACATTTCTGAAGACTGTTTTGAAGCCGCATCGTGATCCCGCACATCTCGCACTGCGAGGGTTTCCCATCCCCTTTCAGAATTTTCTTGAAAAGCCTGCCGAGAGAAATATCTTTCTCCTGGGAGACGCGGCAGGACTCATCGACCCTGTCACCGGGGAGGGGATATGCTTTGCCGTTCTCAGCGGGAAACTGGCTGCGGAAGCCTTGTGTGCCGCCGGTGATGCGGCGGACGTCTATAACGCTCTCATTAGAAAGAAGATTCATCGCCCCCTGAAGCAAGGGTACTTTGCGAGGCATTTCTTATATTATCGGGGGTTTCACGATTATGCCATGTACAAGATGAAACAAAACGCCAAGTACTGTAAATACTCTTTTGATCTGCTGTCCGGGGAAATCGACTATCTTCGTTATGGAGTGAGGGTGCTGCGCGACAGGATCAAATATAAGTCTGAATGA
- a CDS encoding acetoin utilization protein AcuC, which translates to MKTAFLYSDAFAQFDYGSTHPLKTFRLKLAYELISACGLLSLPNTRLVEAEAAANEDLLLFHDSRYIEVLESANKGIVTADAELFGLGPGDNPVFPGLLDWSRLVTGASLQAARLVDSGEVDIAFNISGGLHHALASKASGFCYINDPVIVIRSLLRRGRRVAYIDIDAHHADGVQEAFYDTDAVLTISLHETGTTLFPGTGFEDETGVGKGEGYSVNIPMPPSSDDELFVYAFEAVVPPLIEKFKPDIIVSQLGVDSFSSDPLADLYYTTKGFCEVVRRIRELSSRWVALGGGGYDVANVARAWTLAWAIMNDREIPDEIPQDFLEEYRPHGFRSGKIGDDLSGAKIAGKELMKEEVERVVGYIAKNVLPKITGP; encoded by the coding sequence ATGAAAACGGCCTTTCTCTATAGTGATGCCTTTGCACAATTCGATTATGGATCGACCCATCCCCTCAAGACGTTCAGGCTGAAACTCGCCTATGAACTCATAAGTGCCTGCGGACTCTTGTCACTTCCGAACACCCGTCTCGTTGAGGCGGAAGCCGCGGCGAATGAAGATCTGCTCTTGTTCCATGACAGCAGGTACATCGAAGTACTGGAGTCTGCGAATAAGGGAATTGTGACGGCGGATGCCGAACTCTTCGGCCTCGGACCGGGTGATAACCCCGTCTTTCCGGGTCTCCTCGACTGGTCAAGGCTCGTGACGGGAGCGTCTCTGCAGGCAGCCCGACTCGTGGACAGCGGTGAAGTCGATATCGCCTTCAACATATCGGGCGGGCTTCACCATGCCTTAGCATCTAAGGCGTCGGGATTCTGCTACATCAATGATCCGGTCATTGTCATACGGTCACTTCTCCGGAGAGGCCGAAGAGTGGCCTATATCGATATCGACGCCCACCATGCCGATGGGGTTCAGGAAGCCTTCTACGATACCGATGCGGTATTGACCATCTCACTGCATGAGACCGGCACCACGCTCTTCCCCGGAACAGGTTTCGAGGATGAAACAGGTGTGGGTAAGGGCGAGGGATACTCGGTGAACATCCCGATGCCCCCATCGTCTGACGATGAACTCTTCGTTTACGCCTTCGAAGCCGTAGTCCCACCGCTCATCGAGAAATTCAAACCCGATATAATCGTCAGTCAGCTCGGGGTCGATTCTTTTTCTTCCGATCCACTCGCGGACCTGTATTACACCACCAAGGGTTTTTGCGAAGTGGTAAGGAGGATCAGGGAACTATCATCCAGATGGGTAGCCTTGGGAGGCGGCGGATACGATGTAGCCAACGTAGCGAGGGCCTGGACGCTCGCCTGGGCCATCATGAATGACCGGGAAATCCCCGACGAGATTCCTCAGGATTTTCTCGAGGAATACCGGCCCCACGGGTTTCGCTCCGGAAAGATCGGGGACGATCTCTCCGGAGCGAAGATCGCAGGGAAGGAGCTGATGAAGGAAGAAGTCGAGAGGGTGGTCGGTTATATCGCAAAGAATGTCCTCCCGAAGATAACGGGGCCTTGA